In one Kitasatospora cineracea genomic region, the following are encoded:
- a CDS encoding 2,3,4,5-tetrahydropyridine-2,6-dicarboxylate N-succinyltransferase: MPSPVPAEIDRLWERREALGPADADARDTVLAAVDLLDSGAARVARVDPADDAVRVDERARRAILLSFRVLGMTASEVGPFRHHDRLPLKTRFDGVRVVPGAIARWGSHLAPGVVLMPSFTNIGGYVDSGTMVDTWATVGSCAQIGRNVHLAGGAGIGGVLEPAGAVPVVVEDEAFVGSRAMVVEGARVRRGAKLGAGVILTGSTRVYDAATGAELPRGEAPAWSVCVGATRAKSFPGGEFGMPCLLVIKRLAEGEVHDKLALEALFREHGLAF, from the coding sequence ATGCCGAGCCCCGTCCCCGCCGAGATCGACCGGCTGTGGGAGCGCCGGGAGGCCCTCGGGCCCGCCGACGCCGACGCCCGCGACACCGTGCTGGCCGCGGTCGACCTGCTGGACTCCGGGGCGGCCCGGGTGGCCCGGGTGGACCCGGCGGACGACGCGGTGCGGGTGGACGAGCGGGCGCGGCGGGCGATCCTGCTGTCGTTCCGGGTGCTGGGGATGACGGCGAGCGAGGTCGGACCGTTCCGGCACCACGACCGGCTGCCGCTGAAGACCCGGTTCGACGGGGTGCGGGTGGTGCCGGGGGCGATCGCCCGCTGGGGCAGCCACCTGGCGCCCGGGGTGGTGCTGATGCCGTCCTTCACCAACATCGGCGGGTACGTCGACTCCGGCACGATGGTGGACACCTGGGCCACGGTCGGCTCGTGCGCGCAGATCGGGCGCAACGTGCACCTGGCCGGGGGAGCGGGCATCGGCGGGGTGCTGGAGCCGGCCGGCGCGGTGCCGGTGGTGGTCGAGGACGAGGCGTTCGTCGGCTCGCGGGCGATGGTGGTCGAGGGCGCGCGGGTGCGGCGCGGCGCGAAGCTCGGCGCGGGCGTCATCCTGACCGGCAGCACCCGGGTGTACGACGCGGCGACCGGCGCGGAACTGCCGCGCGGCGAGGCGCCGGCCTGGTCGGTGTGCGTGGGTGCGACCCGGGCGAAGTCGTTCCCGGGCGGGGAGTTCGGGATGCCCTGCCTGCTGGTGATCAAGCGGCTGGCGGAGGGCGAGGTGCACGACAAGCTCGCGCTGGAGGCGCTGTTCCGCGAGCACGGCCTGGCGTTCTGA